The DNA region TATGATAATGAGAATGAGCGATAATCCTCTTTTTGACGCGACCAAACCGCCTATCGCCGAAGTCGTGCGGGCACAAACGGCGGCTATGGGTAAGGAATTTTCACAAAAACAGTTCGATGATCTGTTCGGACGGATAACCAGCCTATACGAAGTTAAGACCTCTATTTATGTCGAGGAAATAGCGGCAATCGCGGAAGAAATTTATATTCAGCCCCAAATCGGGTTCGACCTTGTCTCGCTCAAGACAACACTGGGACCAAAGATACTTCCAACGGCGACAGTTGTACTCGAAACGCCAAAGAAAGAACACATCACTTCACAGGCGGCAGGATGCAGTACGACCGATGCAATATGCACCGCAATTTCCGAAGCGACGCAAATAAAAATTTTCCTTAAAAACCTTGCGTTTAATTCAATCGTGGAAGGCACAAATTCGCTCGGACAGGTAAGCATTACTACTGAATATCATAACAGGCAGGTGCGAACGACAGCTTGCTCAATCGATTTGCTTGAAGCAATCGCCAAGGCTTATCTAACTGCTATCAATATCGTAATGGACAGAGTAAACCAGCAATTAGATTAAGCCACGGAGAATAATTTTTGTTTTAGCCACAGAGAACACAGAGCTCACAGAGATATTTAACTTATGACTTATTTGACTATTCCAATTTGCGGAAAAGATTTACAAAGCTGCAAAGAGCAAATCAGCTCGGCTGTCAAGGCAGGCGTCCAAATGCTGGAGCTTCGCAGCGATTATTTAGAATCGCTCGACACCTATAAACTCAAAGGACTAATGGCAGAGGCCAAAAAGACGAATCTGCCAATAATTGTAACCTGCCGGGACGCTAAAGAAGGCGGTCAAAACAATATTCCCGCCCCGCTTCGCAAACAAATACTCGTTGAGGCGATAAATAACAACGCGGATTTAATCGACTGCGAATTTAAAAACTTTACCGGCGATGTCGAAATCGAGATAAAACAAGCATTAGCTGAACACAAAAAAACAAAACTGATTCTCTCATCGCACAACTTTAAAGAACCTTTCGAAAATTTATCTGAGATTTACGAGGAAATGTACTCCGTGTTTCCCGACGCAATCGCAAAAACAGCTTATCAGGCGAATCATATAAACGACTGCTTTCCGGCATTCGACATACTTCACGAATACGGCGAAAAAGCAATCGCGATATGTATGGGACAGGCCGGAATCATCAGCAGGATTATTGCGAAGAAACTAAATGCGTTTTTAACTTTCGGAAGTCTTGACGAAAATCAGCAGACCGCGCCGGGACAGGTTTCCATTGAAACAATGAAACAACTCTATCGATTCGATACGATAAACAAAGATACCGAATTGTTCGGAGTAATCGCGGACCCTGTCGGACACTCCATCAGTCCTGCAGTTCACAACGCTTGCTTCGCAGCGAAAAATTACAACGGCGTTTATCTGCCAATGCTTGTAAAGGGCGGAAATGCCGAATTCGACAAATTTTTGAATAACATTACATCGAGGCCGTGGCTGAATTTTAAGGGGTTTAGCGTAACGATACCGCACAAAGTCAACGCACTTGAATACGCACAGGAAAAAGGCGAATATATCGACCCTGTCGCGGTGCAAATCGGAGCGGTCAATACGCTGACCATCGGCCAAAATAACAGAATCACAGGCGGTAATACCGATTATGCCGGCGCGATGGACGCATTAACAGTCGCGATGGGAATATCACGAAAACAGCTTAATGGAAAGACTGTCGCATGTCTGGGAGCAGGCGGAGTGGCTCGCGCTATCGTGGCGGGACTTGCGGACGTCGGCGCTAAAATTACAATTTACAACCGCACAATGGCAAAAGCACAGGGACTGGCCAGAGAATTTAAATGTCATTTTGCGGGCAACGACGAACTTAAAAACCTGAACGCGGATATTATTATCAACTGCACCAGTATCGGAATGCATCCCAACGTCAACGAAAGCCCGCTGCCGGCGGAATGTCTTAAACCTACACAAACGGTTTTCGATATGGTTTATAATCCGATAGAAACGCTACTGATAAAACAAGCCAAACAAGCAGGAGCAAAGACTGTCTGCGGAGCGGAGATGTTCATAGGGCAAGCCGCGGAACAATTTAAAATGTTTACGCAAACAGACTGTCCGATGGATGTGATGCGAAAAGCAGTTCTCGAAGCATTGAAATTATAATTTTGTATTCCGCAGACGAAGCGCGTTTGTCGCAACAGAAACTGAACTAAAACTCATCGCCAGCGCTGCGATAACCGGACTTAGCAAAATTCCCAAAAACGGATACAGCAAACCTGCGGCAATCGGAATCGCAACAGAATTATAGAAAAACGCGAAGAAAATGTTCTGGCGGATATTACGCATTGTCGCCCTGCTCAAATTTCGTGCCCTGATGATTCCACGTAAATCGCCTTTGACAAGGACAATGTCGGCGCTTTCCATAGCGATATCTGTGCCGGTCGCCATCGCAATTCCGACATCGGCCTGCGCAAGAGCGGGAGCGTCATTTATGCCGTCGCCGGCCATCGCGACAATTTTGCCCTGCTGCTGAAGCCGCTTTATTATTTCGTTTTTGTCCTGCGGCAAAACCTGCGCGTAAACTTTTTCTATGCCAAGCTCTTTTGCGATCATCTCGGCGGTTTTCTGATTGTCGCCGGTGAGCATTATCAGTTCAATGGCCTGTTTTTTAAGCAGCTTTACCGCATCACGTGCGGATTCCTTTATCGGGTCGGCAATGGCAATAGCCCCTTTGATTTTGCCCTCTACGGCAACCAGTACAGTTGTGTTACTCTGGTCGATACTGTTCGTCATTCGCGAAACGTCAATTCCATTTTCCTCAAGCAATTTCTGACTTCCAACTATAATTTTCCCTCCATTGAGCAATGCTGTCACGCCTTTGCCGGCAAAAGACTGAAAACTCTGAATATTTTCCAGTGAAATATATTTACTTTCGGCGAAATTAACTATCGCCCGGCCAAGCGGATGCTCCGAATACTGTTCAACCCCGGCGGCAATCTGAATCAACAGGCTTTCCTTTATTTCGTTGGCAACAACGGAAACAACTTTCGGCCTGCCTTCTGTAAGCGTACCGGTTTTATCAACGACCAGCGTGTCAACACTTTCCATATTTTCAAGGGCTTCGGCGTTTTTAATAAGAACGCCGGCCTTCGCCCCTCTGCCAAGACCAACCGTTATCGACAAAGGCGTCGCAAGTCCCAGTGCGCACGGACAGGCGATAATCAGCACAGCGACGGCATTTACCAAAGCATACGCAAAACGCGGCTGTGGGCCAATCAGCGACCACATAATGAATGTAATAATTGAGGCAGTGAAAACAAGCGGCACAAAATACGCCGCGACAGTATCAGCGATTTTCTGAATAGGCGACTTGCTACGTTGAGCCTGCGCGACCATTTGAACAATTTGCGCAAGCATCGTTTCAGCTCCGATGCGCTGGGCATGCATTAAAAGCGAACCTGAAGTATTAATCGTTCCGCCAATGATTTTCGACTGAGGATTTTTTTCAACTGGTGCGGGCTCGCCTGTTATCATCGACTCATCGACAAAGCCTGAACCTTCTATAACAACGCCATCGACGGGAACGATTCCGCCTGGACGGATACGCAGTTTGTCGCCGACAATAACATCTTCAATCGGAATATCTTTTTCAGAACCATCTTCCAAAATCTTCCCTGCGATTTTCGGCGTAAGCGAAAGCAGCTCCCTGATTGCCGTACTGGTTTTGCCTCTGGCTCGCAATTCCAGAACCTGTCCCATCAAAACCAGCACTGTTATAACGGCCGCAGGTTCAAAATAGACATCAACTCCGCCGACAGAATTGCGAAATGACGCGGGAAAAATCTGCGGAGCTATTATCGCGACTACACTGTAAAAGTAAGACGCCGAGACGCCAATCGCAATAAGCGTAAACATATTCGGGCTGCGGTTTATAATCGATTGCCAAAAGCGAACAAAGAAAGGCCGGCCGCATATAAATACCACAGGCGTTGCCAAAACAAACTCAAACCAGTGCAGCACGTGCATCGACGCTATCGATTCAATCGCTTTAGGAAAAATATGATGACCCATAGCAATGAAAAATATCGGGAACGATAAAACAAGACCAACCCAGAAACGCCGACTCATCGAAACAAGTTCCGGATTTGGTATTTCCTCTGCGGATAACTGTTCAGGTTCGAGCCCCATACCGCATTTCGGACAGGTTGACGGCCCCTTATGACGAACATTGGGATGCATTGGGCAGGTGTAAATTATTTCAGAATCCAAAACAGAATGTTTTACGACAGGTTTGGGGGCAAGGTATTTTTCAGGGTCAGACTGGAATTTTTGTGCGCATTTGTTACCGCAGAAAAAATATTCTTTTCCTTTATATTGCGTTTTAGCAGACGCAGAAAAAGTATCAACGGACATACCGCAGACCGGGTCTGTCGTGTTTTTCTCGTATTCAGTCTCCACATTATACCTATTGCGATAAAAGGTAAAAACCCTGCCATAGCGGTGGCAGGGCTAAACCTTATATATATTATTCGACTTCAGCCTGTTTTTCTTTTGCGTACTGCGCAACAACCTGCTGCTGGACGTTCGGCGGCACAACTTCGTAATGGCTCAATTCCATCGAATAGCTGCCCTGACCGCCTGTAACGCTTTTTAGCTGGCTGTCATAGCTTGCAACTTCTGATAATGGAACCTGTGCTTTGATGACCATCATATTGCCCGCGAGCATATCCTGCCCCTGTACACGGCCGCGACGGCTTGACAGGTCGCCTGCAATTCCGCCAACAAAATCGGCAGGAACTGTAATTTCAATATTTACAATCGGCTCGAGCAGACACGGCTTCGCCTTTGAAACAGCTTCAATGAACGCACCTTTGCCGGCGGCACGGAACGCAACTTCCTTCGAGTCAACCGGGTGGTGTTTGCCGTCAGTGATTGAAACCTTAATATCCTTCATCGGGAAGCCTGCGACAGCGCCATTTTCCATAACATCCTGAATACCTTTGAGAATCGGAGCCTCGAACTGTCCCGGAATCGAACCGCCGAAAATATCCCATGAAAAGATGAGGGTAGGGTCAGAGCCGCGAGGAGCCGGTTCGACGTTCAGGAAAACTTCACCAAACTGACCGGCGCCGCCTGTCTGTTTTTTATGACGATAATGGCCTTCGGCTTTCGCGGTAATAGTCTCACGATATGGAATCTTCGGTTTTTTGGTCGTAACGGCAAGTTTAAATCTCTTTTCCATTTTCGAGAGCATAACACGCAAATGCAAATCGCCCATTCCGCTAATAACCAGTTCGTGGGTCTGATGGTCACGGCTGACTTTGAAGCAAACATCCTCTTCGGTCAGTTTTTCCATCGCGATACTCAACTTCTGCTCGTCGCCCTTCGATGTAGGCTCAAGAGCAAGACTGAACATCGGAGCCGGAACTTTCGGCATTTCGAAGTTGCCGGCAACTTTGCCGTCGTGAATCAAATCTCCAATCCGCAATTCCTCAAGCTTCGCAAGCGTAACAATATCGCCTGCGACGCCTACTGGTGTTTCGTGATTTTCAGCACCCTGATTCTTCAGCACGTGGCCTGGGCGAATCGGCTTCTTGTCGTGGTTTCTTAACATAGCGGTATCGCTTTTCAACGTGCCGCTGAAAATACGCATTGTAGCGTATTTCATATTCGAACGAGGATCAAGACCGACTCTGAAAACAAGACCAGCCAACGGCCCATTCGGGTCAGCCGTGAGCTCTGTAACATTATCACCATCAACCAGCCTGGCAGGCTTTACCTGCGCAGGCGACGGCGCATCTTTTGTAACCATATCGAGAAATTCCACAATGCCGATTTCCTTGCGTGCGTTTGTGAAAAGAATCGGTATGATTTTGCCATTGGCCAGCGCTTTTGTGAAAACAGCGGCAATCTGCTCCGGCGAAATCTGCTCGCCTGCGAGATACGATTCCATCAACTTGTCGTCGGCTTCAATCGCGCTTTCGATAATCTCGATGTGGGCACTCTGGACATCAGAGAAAAGAACATCGCCGGCACTTTTTTCAAGACAGTCAACAACGGCTGATTTATCCGCAGCCGGCAAATTAGCACATCTGCACAGCATACCGAAAGTCGCCTGAATATTCTTGATAAGTTCTGGAATATCGGCGGTTTCAGTGTCAATCTTGTTGACAATAATAATTCTCGCCTTGCCGGCATCTGTGGCGGCCTGGAAGAGTTTGCGTGTGTTGATTTCAATGCCGGTAGCGGCGTTGATAACGATAACACAGCAATCGGCCGCGGGAATTGTGGTTAAAGCCGCGCCAACAAAATCCGGATAGCCGGGGGTGTCTATAATGTTGATTTCTTTACCATTGTGCGTTGTGTGCATAACCGCGGAATGAATTGAATTGCCGCGTTCCTTCTCTTCGTCATCGAAATCGCTGACGGTATTTTTTTCCTCTACTGTTCCTAACCTGTTTGTTTTACCGGTCTTATGAAGAATGGATTCAGCTAGGCTTGTTTTGCCGCAGCCTCCATGACCAAGTAATACGATGTTACGAAAATCATCTGTTTGCGTCACAATAAAACTCCTTATATATCCTTAAGGGTAGTAAAATCCCGCGAATATCAAGGTAACTTACAATTTTAAGCACCTTACCCGCGGATTAACGGGAAAATTCAATCGCAATCAGTAAAACTGCCTAAAACGTTGAATAATAGGAGAAAAATTAGCATTAGTCAATATGATTTAAGATTGAAAATTTAAAATCATCTCAAATTTGGCAATTTGGGAAACATATCTTATATTATATTTGGAAGGGTAAGAAGGCTGTCCTAAAAAGACGGCATATAAATTAGCGGAATACTTGCTACCGATATCGTGGATACCTGCATAAAAAATGCTATTCACCAAATAACGGTTCAGCAGGTCTGCCGCTTTTTTTATGCGCAAAAATAATATAAAACAAAAAACCCCCGGCACATGCCGAGGGTTTTAAAAATCTTCGATATTATTTTTTGTGCCAGGAGCGCTTATTACGGCTATTAGTCTTTTTTCCCGGGTGGAAAGAGCGTTTCTGATCCGGATGGAAAGAACGCTTCTGATTTCGCTGCTGCGGCGAACGCGACCTTTCTGCATTGCGAGTTTTTTCCTCGTGATGCTCCTGCTGCTCCTGCGGCGAAAGAGGCGTCGGGACAAAGCCCTCACATTTTTCGTACTTGATTTTTTTGCCGATAAATTTCTCTATCTGACGAACATATTTTTCTTCATCACGTGCAACAAACGTAATCGCATCGCCTTTCGCAGTTGCGCGGCCTGTTCTGCCGATACGATGGACATAATCCTCCGCAAATGACGGAACATCGAAATTAATCACGTGCGAAATACCTTCAACATCTATGCCTCTTGCGGCAATATCCGTCGCAACCAACACCTGAAATTTACCATTTTTAAAACCTTCAAGCGCCCGCTGTCGCTGACTCTGCGTTCTGTCGGAATGAAGCGACATAGATTTAATATCAGCGTGCAAGAGTTTTTTACTGATTCTGTCCGCTCCGTGTTTTGTGCGTGAGAAAATCAGAACACTGTACATACCGCCCTTTTGAAGCATATACAAAAGCATCTGCATTTTGTTCTCTTTTGAGACCGGGTAAATATGCTGTGTAATCGTCTCAATCGGATTGTGTGCCCGGCCGACCTGAATTACTTTAGGACTCTGCATTACGCCCGATGCGAGTTTGTGAATCTCCGGCGGAATCGTCGCGGAGAAAAGCATTGTCTGCCGGTTTTGCGGAGTGTATGAGATAATTTTGCGGACGTCATTTATAAAACCCATATCGAGCATACGATCCGCTTCGTCAAGCACTAACACTTCTACGTTACGAAGGTCAACTGTTCGGCGATTAATGTGGTCGATAAGTCTGCCGGGAGTAGCAACGACTATATCCACGCCGCGACTTAACTGCGACAATTGCCCGCCGATGTTCACGCCGCCGTAAATTGTGAGAGTGCGAAGACTCAAAAACCGGCCGTAGTCAATAATACATTGATGGATTTGCAGAGCCAGCTCTCTTGTGGGCGTAAGAATAAGCGCCTTGACATACCTGCCTTTGTGATCACGTTCGTGAGTAAGACGGTTAAGAATCGGCAGCACAAAAGCTGCGGTTTTACCTGTACCTGTCTGGGCACAGCCAATAATATCCTTGCCCTCTATGGCACAAGGAATGACCTGCGATTGAATTTCTGTCGGCGCAGTGTATCCGGTCGCGAGTATTCCGCGAACAAGTGGGTCAGAAAGCCCAAGCATTTTAAATGGCATTTGAAAATCCTAAAAAAAAATAAAAGATGTTCTTTGTCGATGAACTAAAAACACAAGGGGGGTATTATAACTCTTTTTGGAATTAAAAACAGTTAAATCTTTTATTGCATCCAGTGGAGGCCAAATTCGGCCAAATCGAGGAAATTAACGGTGCCATCGCCATCGGGCTGTGGGGCAATATCCGCCGACAGCGGGGCTTCGGGCGAGAGCCATTGCTCGGCGATAACGGCGAGATCTGTCGTGTCAACCGCACAATCCGGCTGAAAATCGCCAATAGTCGCACATTGACGTGAAAAAACGATGTTCGACCAGTCGCTTTCGATGTCGAATGTGTCATTTTTCGCCTTGACTCTGTACCAATATGTCTGACTATTGGCAAGTGAGCAGAACTGATAATTCGCATCCGCTATCCAGCCGCTGTTTGCTTCGACAGATGAAAATGACGAATCAGCGGCACACTCGGCATAATAATTATCAGCAAGCGGAACATCGCTCCACGAAATATTATTGCACAGGCCAGCAGTAATGTTCGGCTCGGCATTGAGTGTCGGAGCGGAAACGGAATCCAGATTTACAGTAAAAATAATATTTGGAACATACGAATCGCACGAAACTGTTGGCGAAGAAGAGCCAGACCAATCAAGCGGGTCGCCGTAAGTATCGTTCGCATATGCGGATGCCGTTCTGTTTCCGCCCGGACTTGAACAATAACAATAACCCGAATAAAATGCAGTTCTACTATTATTAAAGCTGAAATCAACCATCAGATTGTCTGTGCTATTATACTCGAAAGGCGTGGTAAAAGTAAATAAATGCCAGCCCGTATTATCGATAGTTTCATCTGCCTGATAGACCGTCGTCCAGCCTGAAGATTCAAGCTCGCACGAACTATACTCCACAAGCGATGTGTGCTTCATACGAATCGTCCAGTTTGTCATAGTACGCCCCGGCACCGTCGGAACATAAAGCTGCAAAGCTGAAATAGTGCCGCCGGTAGTGATTTCATCAGCGAGGTAAATCGTCTGCGTTCTGTTATCCTTTGAACCAGTGTGAAATGGAAAATACCACGAAAAAGTGCCTGTGCCGATTTGTACAAATTTCATACCGTACAGGCTATCTATTGCGTTAGCGATATTAACTCGCGGCTTTGTAATCGCGACTTTCGTATCCGTAACGTTATCGCCAGTCGAAGTCAGCACATCCCGAATCTGTGAGGGCGAAAGAAAACCGCCCGTAATTTCCTTTGCGGCCTGCTGAAGACAAGCTATCGCTCCCGCTGTGTATGGAGCGGCAGCAGAAGTCCCGCCAAACGAAGCATAATAATCGCCCGATGAATAACCGGCAGAACCGACCATATCAGTTGTGTAAGCCTGATTGGAAGGCGCAAACACATCGAGAATCGACGCGACATTCGAATAAGAAGTTACCTTGTCGGCGGCTGTTGCATCAGTGGCGGAATAACCGGTCGAACAGCTGCTGGATACCGTCTTGGACGCACACGAAGAGGAGTCAACACAAAATGTAGCATTGCCGAAAGCCGCATCGTAAACCGCACCGACCGCGATAGTGCCTGATAAACAGGCCGGCGATGCTATCGAATTGCAAAAACCATCATTGCCGGACGAGACAACAATGGATATCCCCGCGGCCGCAGCATTGCTAACCGCGTCAGCGTAAGACGTATTAGAACTGTCGCAATAACTTGAATAGCCGGCATCGCTGCCGAGGCTGATACTGATAACAAGAATAGGATAGTTCGGGTCATCGTACTGATGTGTAACGCACCAGTCCCACGAGGCTATAATTTTGTCGCTGGTCATTGAGCCTGCACTGTTCTCTACTTTGAGCGCGTAAATTTTCGCATTGTACGCAACGCCGCCGATGTAGCTTCCGGTTGAACCGAGGTCGCCTGCGGCAATACCTGCACAGCAAGTGCCGTGTCCTTCGTCAGACGCCGGAAACGGGTCGGAATCCGAATCTCCAAAATCATAACCGCCAATGACTTTGCTGTTCGGAAATCCCCCGCCGCCGAGCATCGGATGATTATAATCGACGCCGGTATCGCAAATCGCAATCGCGACGCCCTGACCATTATAAGTCGAACGATACACCGAACCATTTATAAGAGGAATACCCTGCGAGGTATGTTTGTACAGATATTCCACCGGCTCGACAGACTCGACATTGGGGTCTGCTAAAATTTTTTCCAGAGCGTCAGCGGTAGCCTCACATGAAAAACCGGCCTGATTCTCAAAACGATGACGCAAATGGAATTCATTCGCGGAAAATCTGTCGATGAGTTTGTCCTGCCTGTTTTTTACTTCTTTGTGCAGAAGATTTTTTGATTCTCTGGAACGCCAGTTGACCTTCTTTTCGCGGAGCATTTCGGGCTGCTTAAGATTGATGATGACTTTAACTTTTTCATCGCCCTGCTCGAACTGCTGATAGATTTTTTCCGGTTTAATCAGTTTGCCATCTCTGGAAACAGATTTACCGCAATTACAATCTTCTGCCGCAATTGCCGGACTTATAGATATAAAGAATATTACGCTGTACCAAAAGAATTTCACCGCTGCATTCCATCCGCCTAATTGTAGATTTAAACATACCGTAAATAAGTACAGACGCCATTATACAAAAAAATATTGCAAAAAAATTAATTAAATTGAATATCGCTTAAAACAAGCTGAATCGACGGCTGGCCATAGAAGTTGTCAACCTTTGCCTCGAAAGCGATATCGAAAAATTCATTTTCGAGCAGTTTTTTCTCCAAATGAGCCATTTTAAAGCCTATGCAGCGGATGCTGGCTGTGTTGTCGGAGATTACCAATTGCAGATGGTCATTGTTCACGCCGACTTTTTTGGGCGAGGCACTCAATCTTACTCCCCTTGCGGCGAAAATCGGTGCGGGATTGCCCCTGCCGAACGGGCCGAGAGCTGAAAATAACTTCACGGCCGGCACAGTCAAATCTTTTAAACTGCATACGGCATCTATTTCCAATTTGCTGGCAAAGTCCGCATCGTTCCAGTGAGCGACGGCATAAGTTTCCAAATCCTGTGTGAAATCGTCTATTTTCGAAATGTCAAGCGTAAGACCGGCGGCCATCGAATGACCTCCGAACGTGTTCAAATGTTGCTGACAGGCGGTGATTGCTTCTAAAATGTCGAAACCTTCAATCGTACGCGCAGAACCCTGCGGTTTGCCGCTGGAAGTATTGAACAGAATCGCCGGCTTATGAAATTTGTCAACTAATCGCGAAGCAACGATACCAATAATGCCGGTGTGCCATTCGTCGCTTGCAAGCACAATCGTTTTACGGTCGGGATGGTCGAAGCCTCTGGCTGTCATCATTTCACAGGCGTGCTTAAAGATTTTTTTCTCAAGCTGCTGACGCTGTTTGTTCTGCTCCTTTAGATACTCGGCAATTCGAATGGCTTTAAGGCTGTTATCGCTTGTCAAAAGTTCGACGGCAAGACGCGCGTGTCCCATTCTGCCGGCGGCGTTCAGCATCGGAGCCAGGCAATAACCCATGTGAAAGCTGTCGATGGCCTGCCCTTTGATGCCCGCGGCGTTGACGAGCGCTTCGATGCCGGGCAGTTCCGAATCGCAAATCGCGCGAAGGCCGAAACTGCTGATAATTCTGTTTTCTCCGCGAAGGTCAACAACATCGGCAATCGTACCCATTGCGGCAAATATCGTGGCGTTGATTAAAAACTGACGCAAATGCTGCGGAGTCGTCGCTCCGTTTTTGATTCGATTGACAACCGCCCATGCGAGCTTGAACGCGACTGCCGCGCCTGAACTCGACTGCGCAGGATAATTTGGGTCAAGATTCGGATGCACTATCGCGATGGCCTCCGGCAATTTGCCGCTCGCGTCAGGACGATGATGGTCGGTAATGATTAAATCCATTCCTTTTTCGCGGCAGACCGGTGCGGCCGTGAAAGCCGTAATGCCGCAATCAACGCTGATGATTAATTTCGCACCGCTTTCGGCCACCTGTGAAATCGCGTCAACATTCAGGCCGTACCCCTCGTCAACTCTGTGCGGAATGTAATAATCCACTTCAGCGCCGAGCAGTTTGAAAAGGCCATGCAGAATTGAAACTGCGGTAATGCCGTCAACATCGTAATCGCCGTAAATCGTAATCTTCTGCTTGTCTTTTATCGCTTTTTCTATCCGGTCAACAGCCGGGCCAATACCGGGCATTTGCTCCGGCTCAATAAGGTCGGCCAATTTAGGATTGAGAAACATTTTGGCCTGTTCGGCAGTTTCAATCTGGCGATTATAAAGCAACTGTGCCAGCAATGGCGAGATTTTAAGCTCTGCGGCAAGCTCGGCGGATTTGGACTGGGCGGGGAAAATGTGCCATTGTTTCTTCTGCATCCGTGCCGATAAACGCATTCTATTACCTTATATTAAAAATAAAAAATTAAATATCAAAATAGTGGTATCCCGACAAAATCGGGACACTGTTTCATGATAACACAAAAAAGAGAAATGTCAAAATTAGTATTCTGGGTAAAATAAAAAATGCTTAATTGAACATTAAAAACGGGGAAAACTCGGCAACATTCTTAAGTTGGGGTCATTATCGTAATTACTCAATCTTCCTGTAGAAAGCTTACCGTGCCAGACTATATCAGCATCTTTCAGGTCTTTACACTGTTCTTTTGAAGGCGATTCATAAGCTACACTTAAATATAATAACATTTTCCTGGGATTTTTAGGCTCATCCGACAATTGAGTCTTTTCAGGAAGTTCTATCTTCCAGTACGAATCGTCAAAATCGACAGGAAAGATATAAGTTTGAAATGGTTTTATAATATGCACATCTTTGTCTTCGATTTTGGCTATTTTACGCTCTTGTGTCCAAGGCACCGGTTGTCCCGGGAAAACAACACCAATTTCCAATTTTAGAGAATTATAACCGGGCAAATCAATAATACCGACGGGTTTATCAGAATTGTTTGTTAAAACAATTTCACAAGTTTGAAGAATACCATCCTTTTTCTTCAGATTTTGAGCTTTAATTGATAATGGCGACCTGTGGTAATCTTTGAGTACCGCTATGCCGTTAGTGCCGAGAGCTACTTCCATTTCTATAGTAGTTCGTTCGCCATCGGACATTCTGGTCTCTATTTCTCTGCCCTTGCCCTGTTGGACATAAAATGCTTCAATGCCGTAT from Planctomycetaceae bacterium includes:
- a CDS encoding S8 family serine peptidase translates to MKFFWYSVIFFISISPAIAAEDCNCGKSVSRDGKLIKPEKIYQQFEQGDEKVKVIINLKQPEMLREKKVNWRSRESKNLLHKEVKNRQDKLIDRFSANEFHLRHRFENQAGFSCEATADALEKILADPNVESVEPVEYLYKHTSQGIPLINGSVYRSTYNGQGVAIAICDTGVDYNHPMLGGGGFPNSKVIGGYDFGDSDSDPFPASDEGHGTCCAGIAAGDLGSTGSYIGGVAYNAKIYALKVENSAGSMTSDKIIASWDWCVTHQYDDPNYPILVISISLGSDAGYSSYCDSSNTSYADAVSNAAAAGISIVVSSGNDGFCNSIASPACLSGTIAVGAVYDAAFGNATFCVDSSSCASKTVSSSCSTGYSATDATAADKVTSYSNVASILDVFAPSNQAYTTDMVGSAGYSSGDYYASFGGTSAAAPYTAGAIACLQQAAKEITGGFLSPSQIRDVLTSTGDNVTDTKVAITKPRVNIANAIDSLYGMKFVQIGTGTFSWYFPFHTGSKDNRTQTIYLADEITTGGTISALQLYVPTVPGRTMTNWTIRMKHTSLVEYSSCELESSGWTTVYQADETIDNTGWHLFTFTTPFEYNSTDNLMVDFSFNNSRTAFYSGYCYCSSPGGNRTASAYANDTYGDPLDWSGSSSPTVSCDSYVPNIIFTVNLDSVSAPTLNAEPNITAGLCNNISWSDVPLADNYYAECAADSSFSSVEANSGWIADANYQFCSLANSQTYWYRVKAKNDTFDIESDWSNIVFSRQCATIGDFQPDCAVDTTDLAVIAEQWLSPEAPLSADIAPQPDGDGTVNFLDLAEFGLHWMQ
- the recJ gene encoding single-stranded-DNA-specific exonuclease RecJ produces the protein MRLSARMQKKQWHIFPAQSKSAELAAELKISPLLAQLLYNRQIETAEQAKMFLNPKLADLIEPEQMPGIGPAVDRIEKAIKDKQKITIYGDYDVDGITAVSILHGLFKLLGAEVDYYIPHRVDEGYGLNVDAISQVAESGAKLIISVDCGITAFTAAPVCREKGMDLIITDHHRPDASGKLPEAIAIVHPNLDPNYPAQSSSGAAVAFKLAWAVVNRIKNGATTPQHLRQFLINATIFAAMGTIADVVDLRGENRIISSFGLRAICDSELPGIEALVNAAGIKGQAIDSFHMGYCLAPMLNAAGRMGHARLAVELLTSDNSLKAIRIAEYLKEQNKQRQQLEKKIFKHACEMMTARGFDHPDRKTIVLASDEWHTGIIGIVASRLVDKFHKPAILFNTSSGKPQGSARTIEGFDILEAITACQQHLNTFGGHSMAAGLTLDISKIDDFTQDLETYAVAHWNDADFASKLEIDAVCSLKDLTVPAVKLFSALGPFGRGNPAPIFAARGVRLSASPKKVGVNNDHLQLVISDNTASIRCIGFKMAHLEKKLLENEFFDIAFEAKVDNFYGQPSIQLVLSDIQFN
- a CDS encoding GDYXXLXY domain-containing protein, whose amino-acid sequence is MRKLLIICSAVLQVLLLAYIGGQREYVLHTGRTIYLRTVPFDPRDFFRGDYARLNYEISTIDKKYFKDGITIPPDTRESYRKFRGRKIYTVLQVDDSNVASIVYVTDKEPQKDALFIRGRQTYSYENSINVLYGIEAFYVQQGKGREIETRMSDGERTTIEMEVALGTNGIAVLKDYHRSPLSIKAQNLKKKDGILQTCEIVLTNNSDKPVGIIDLPGYNSLKLEIGVVFPGQPVPWTQERKIAKIEDKDVHIIKPFQTYIFPVDFDDSYWKIELPEKTQLSDEPKNPRKMLLYLSVAYESPSKEQCKDLKDADIVWHGKLSTGRLSNYDNDPNLRMLPSFPRF